The DNA region atttttcgaaaatcatcactgtaatgttaagtgttgtttattcttgccataaaaagttttttcttatatgaaaagtaaaaaacttttaccgacacaacgattttgttccagaaatgcatggtagtatcaaaaactttcctacttttaaattaaaaaaattgaactttctacgaatattcaccaacgcgaacttttaatccaaccaacgatctttttaaatttagagtattttttctttgtgtgtgggGGTGTGTGATATTGCTACACTTGACAGTACAAAGATTTTGTCGGGTTTCTCCGAAGTTTATTGCATTTAACTGTCTATgaccaaaaataaaacaactccTGGTTAACTGCATCCGCCATTTGCAACGGAATGTTCCCGCCGTTATTCTTCACTCTGAAATCCGCCCCATTCCGGACCAGCACCTCCACCAACTCCAATCGGCCACTCAGAAAAGCCCAGTGCAGTGCGGTATTCCCATCGAAGTCTACGGAATCGATCGACGCACCACGTGTCATCAGCAGCTGAAGCAGCTTCTCGCCGTTTTCGCTTCCGTTGTCAAAGCGATATCGAAGGGCCAGTGCCAGGAGGGCGTTACATCCGGAACCGTTTCGAGCGCTCACATCAACGTCTTTCTGGAGAAGTCGTTCGATCAGATGTTCGTTTGAGAAGTTCTCACGCGGATTTATCAGCCTCAGCAGCGGTGtagcgtcgtcgtcgttttcatcTTCCTTGTAGACGAAGTTGTAGTTCAAGTTGTAGTCAAAATCGAGAAACCTCTTAACGATGAAGTAGATCTCGCTGCGACAAGCTTGAGCGAAGAGTCGTGAAGCTTCCTCCCGTGAGTGGTTGTAGAGGGCATCAAATAAGGCTTTCGTCAGTTCCGGATGTTTCTCCAGCACGTCCTGATAGTCACGGATGAAGAAGTAGCGACCTTTTTTCAGCATAagatttaaatatttgtgtGCACGTTGCTTGAACGTCGATGACGTGTGAGTTCGAACCAGCAAAGCTCGTGCCATTTGAACATTCTCGTTGTACAAGTGTCGTTCAAGGGCAGTTTCTCCATTCTGATTCACTACCTCCAACTGAATGTCAAACTCCCTCAAGTACTCGAGAACGTCGCAGTTTTCCACGAAAAACGCGATCGATTCGCCATTTTTCGTCAGCTGGTGAACATTCGCTCCACATTCAATCACTCTTTTCAGCAGATCGCTCATCGTTTTGTGATCCATTCGAAGGGAGCAGATTTTGTGCAAAAGCGTGAATTCCTCGTGATTCGTTCGATGCACGATCCGCTGACCGTCGGGATGTCGGTTGGTGATGAGTTCCAGCATGGTCTCACTTTGAATGAAGTGAATCGAATGATTTCCGGCGGTGTCCAGCGTGTCAATGTCGTGACCTGATTCCATCAGCTGAATGAATAGATGCTGGTCATCTCTTTGAACTGCTTGGTGTAGAAGGGGTACGTCATTCGATTCCATGGTGTTTGAAGAAGGTTCTGGTGAGGCATCGAAAGTCTCTGTTCTATGTTGTTGACCAAAATTACACTGCTCAGCTTCCGTATTCGCCCTTATTCGTTCAATATCATCCAGATAACTCGGGAAAAATTCCTCGAACAGCTCCATCCGTTGGTCGTAGTATTGCATTGGGTAATGTCTGCAGCATACGACGTTCTCCTTGAGCATCCGTTGATCACGTTCAAGGGACTCTCGATGATGCTCCAAGATGAACGCTACCGCTTCTCGATTTTCATTCATCAAAGCTGCGTGCAGCGTAGCATATCCGGCATCACTGTCAAAGTACCGCTGGATATCGGGACTAGTGCGGtacatttctaatctaatctaatctaatctaatcagaccctagcgcagccaatctttcgaagggatcctggagagtgccttaggttagatgacgcctagcactcttcttgtcatttattaacatttgtagtgcgccattgcattagaatgcattgaaacatcacaagcgttaaagcggccaggcctactgcgtaaagccgtatcgcagagatgactcgtaattgggttgagtttgagcacagattgttcgaacaacaacacaattctgaatcgacaggggaggaagaagcgtggggacacaccaccatacgctccgagatttggttgtattcgttgggagcaccatgctaagaaggtttggtactccgggaccctctgggatgggacattgtatttccacgaatgccctggacactattcgccgtggttatagcgccacaactcgctctcggGACTAGTGCGGTACATTTCGCGGAGAAAGTCAACGTGCCCTTTTCGCAGCAGGTCGTGCAGGATTGAGCAATTTTTTGAGGTAAGGATTCCGAGTAGTTCGGAATTGGCACGGATTCCTGCGAAGCAGTACTCTAGTGCAATTTCAGCGTCTAAGAGGTTTTCTATGTTCGAACTGTAATTGTATTGATAGGATAAATCAAGTTTGTACTGAATTACAGCTTTTTCAACAACCTCGTACATAGGCTTACTCCgccaaagaaaagaaaaaatcgACGCATCAGACTCGTTGCTTTCGTAGCGAAAAAGCTTGTTGAACGCTTCCGTTTCCGACTCCCCGTAGTGCTTGCATCGATAGGCAATCATTTTCCCCAGCAGAAGCTCCACCATCTTGGGATCGTTTCTTTGCAGCGCCACGATCAGCGCGTTGCGCTGGGAAGCATCCCGGAGAGTGCAGTCAAAGTTGTCAAAGTGCCTCGTGAGCAGCCACTGGATCGTGCCCTTCCGATCGAAGCCACGCGCCTCCAGCAACGGATAGTGCTGTGGGATCGCGATCGGATCGCCCAGCTCGTACAGCTTGTCGATCACTTCGTGGAGTCCACAAGCCGCGGCCGCTTCCATGAAGGTTTCGTTCTTTCCACCTGACGCGATGCACTTCCAAGTGAGGAATCCGTTCGGAATTAACTGGATGATCAGCTGGGCAACCGCTAATCTGCTTGTCTCATCTGGATGAAGAATCGCTACCTCTTCATCATTCACCGGATGTTGCAGCAGCACGAACACAGCTTTCCGCAAATCATCCAACTCAATCACCGCACTCTCCAAGCTTTTAGCAACTCGACACTGCTCCTCACTACAAGCCACCAGAATCGTCTTCTTCAACCATATCTTGTCTTCCTTATCCCACTGATACCTACGCTCCAGGTGCTTCCGAACCTTGCCGAAATCCTCTCCGTAAGCATCGATCAGCTGAACTATTCGGCGCTGGTTTCCGCTGCGAATCAGCTGGTACAGCTGAGTTGATCCGTAGATGTTTGCTGCGAGTTCCGGATCTTCTGTGACGtcttcgacgtcgtcgtcgtcatcagaGGAATCGACGTGCAACGCGAAGCCGAATTCGTCCGTTTCCATATCTATAACTCGGTGGTACTTTTTGATACCGCGGTCTTATCTCTTGCGAGGCGAATTAGGTTCTGAGCTTACCTGCGGAAGAAAGACAGACTTTTATCGGTAAACACATTGAGTCATTTCGTGCGatgttgaaatcaatatttcgGGAATATTTTTAGTCAAACCACTggaattgttttcaaaagtttctttatttttatctCAAGAAGTAAAATAGCTCTTGATTGACAGAAGACGCCATCTGCAACGGCATTTTTCCTTCCTTATTTGTCACACTGAGATCGGCTCCATTCCGGACTAGAACTTCAACCAGCTCCACTTCTCCATCTCTGAACGCCAAGTGCAGCGGAGTATTCCCGTCCCCGTCGACTGTATTTACAGCGGCACCATGATCCACCAGAAGCTGTACCGTTTCAGCGTCATGTCCCCACCACTTGGCAGTTCGAAATCGCTCAACAAAGGCTAGCAGTGCGTCCAGACATCCCTTATTACGGATGTGCAGATCGACCCCCTTCTGGAGCAACTGTTCCACAAAGTGCTTGTTCGGCTCCTCCATGTAGCTCAGCAGTCCCAGTATCGGAGTGTTTCCGTACTCATCCTGGTAATTCGAGTCCAGATCGTAGTCAAACTCCAAAAACTTTCCCACAGCATAGTTGTGCGCAGTTCCGCAAACCTTGCTGAACACTCGAGAGGCCTCCTCGCGGGAGTGCTTGAACAGTAAGTCGAACATCAACTTGGTCACTTCCGGGTTCTGCTCCAAAGCGACTTGATagaaacattcgaaaaaatcaCGAGTACAGCTAAGCATCGCCTCCAGATACTTGTGGGCATGCTCTTCAAACTTTGGCAGTTGGTGAAGGAGGGGCAACAGCTCACGTGTCATCCAGGTGGTTCCTTGTCTCAGATGTCGCATCAGTGCGGTTTCACCGTCTTTGTTCGTCGTGTCGAGTTGAACGTTGAGCTTCCTGAACATCTCCAGAGCGACTAAACTTCCCAAGAAGAACACGACCGATTCTCCCTCGTTGGTCAACTGGTGAACGTCCGCTCCAAGGTCGATCACCTTCTTCAGCATCGAGATGAGCGGCTCGTCTTGCATCCGAAGCGAGCAAAGCTTGTGCAAAACCGTAAATCCGTCCTGATTAGATAGTTTAACCAGCTTGTGACCTTCTGGATGTCGCTCGATGATCAGATCCAGCATAGCTTCGCTCTGCACGAAATGAATCGGATGGTTGCCTTCGTTGTCCAGCGTGTCAGGGTCACAACCAGCCTCGATCAGCTTGGTGAATAGTTCTCGGTTGTCCTTTTCGACCGCCAGGTGGAGAAGCGTCTCTCCTTTGGATCCTCTAACAGTGGAGTACGGTTGTGGTAGCTCGTTCAAGTTGGACACGTCGAAACCCACGTCAGCGAATGATTGTTCAATCCCTGCAAGGAATTCCGTATGCCGTATCATTCGGAGAAGTTGCGGATCGCGTCGGATGCCCTCGTAGCAGAATTCCGAGGCAATTTTTCTGCTCAGCATGCACACCAAGAAGGTTACATCCTTCCACTGGTACGAGAGATCCATACCGTACTTCTGTATGGCATGCTCTACTCGTCCTTTGACTCTATTTCGACAAAGGGTAAAAGCTGACGATGCCGTCCACTCGTCGTTCTCAAACCGAATCAACTCGTCGAATGCTTGTGACTCTGTTTCGTGGTAGTACTGCTGACGATACGCGATCAGCTTCTCCAGGCAAAGATCGAACATTTTTGGATCATTCATGCTCATTGCCATGATCACTGCGTTGCAATTGTCTCCATCCCGAAGGGTACAGTCAAAGCTGTCAAAGAACCTGGTGAGCAGCAGCTCGATCGTGTCCTTTTTGCTGGATCGACAAGCTGACAGCAACGGGTTGTGCTCCGGAATGGCGATCGGTCTCCCAACTCGTGCAAGCGAACGATCACATGGTTCAAGCCTTGTGATGCGGCCGTTTCCATGATCGTTTCACGTCTTCCGTTGGTTTCTTGACAGATCCAGGACAGGAAGCCATTTGGGATCAACCGGGTGATCAGCTGAATAGCTGATAGTCGCATTGATTCATCTGGATGAAGTATCGCCACTTCTTCGCCGTTCACCGGGTGTTGTAGCAGTACAAACACTGCTTCACGCAACTGTTCGCAACTGATCCTCTTGTTTTCCAAACTTTTCGCAGTTCGACACTCGATTTCGCTACTCGCTACCAGTATGGTCTTTCTCAACCAAACTCGATCAGCCAAATCCCACCCAAACTGCGTCTCCAAATAACTCCCAACCTTCTCGAAATCTTCCTGATATGCGTCAATCAACTGCTTTATGCTAGCCTCTCTCATCTGTCGGATTGCCCAATGCAGTTGAGTTAGCCCATCGACCGGCTTGTAGATATTCCCAGCTTGCAATTTGAGCTTACGTTTCGTCTCTGCTTCGTCCTCGCAGTCGTCGATCAGCAAGGGATGCAGCACACCTTCCGGAAGGTCGTCAAACAGTCCAAACCAAAACACTTCGTCTTCGGAACACTTACTGATGTCATCCATCGTGCTGAACTTATCTCCTTCAGGTTGAATCAACGATTGTGAGTATGTCTACCGCGGTCAGGTCGTGTTTATAGTTGATGAGAAGCTCGCGCGACGTTATACTTATCCAATCTTTTTGCGTTTGTACTTTGCCACAGGGATGCGTTGGTATTAAGTATCTATGGAAATTAAACTAGCGACGATTTATGTTTCCAAGTTGGACGACCTTCCAAAGCCGTACTCTATTGTCCTGATGGTAGAAAAGGACAACCGAGAACTGTTCACCAAGCCGATCGAAGCCGGTGAATTGGACATGCTGGATAATGAAGACAACCATCAGAAGTTATGCTGAATCTGATCGTTGTGCGACATCCAGCAGGTCGTAATCTGGTCCAACTAACGAATCAGGACGGAATATCGGTTCTGCACAAAGTTTGCTCCTTAGGGCGACCATTTCCGATTGATTTATTCGGAAAGGTGATCGACCTCGGAGCTGACGTTCATCAATTTACCAACGATGGCGAGTCGGCTGTAAAAATTTCtgggaattctcgggatttcccggaaaaaatatttcacgtttcccgggaaatttgtaaatttcccgggaattcccgaaattcaagcggaagtatacattttcctaacttcttggcacatatttttttagatttacaaattattatgaaaaaactaaattttatattattcaattcaattaaccGTTCTTATAACTTATCAGTTCGTCTGATAAATTCATATTAGtgtatatctagagttttttttattaggtcctataaacatatgaaagacaatagtttattggtccatttaaaaaaaaactctggatatttCAAATAGTATTAGTTTCTGAAGCTTTCACAACTGGGATCTTGTTTATTTGTTAAGCAACAAAAGATACGATATTTTAGAATGAAAATTAACTGGTATAATtctggttaatttttcaaacgaaaattgTTGTATCATTTGAAATAAAGGTACCCctctgtcaaaatatttttttttgcgattttgttTACTAtggccaaattggatgaaaattgtaaaaaatatccTCAAATAGGGCTGTGCAAGAAGAATttggttaatttgtttaaaagtgttCACAGTTTAATGTTAAACATTTATGTAGCACTTGAACTAACACGGGCGTAAGAGGTTCGTACTACTTCGTATTATATAGAAGGTgtccaaaaaatgcaaacatatttcaaaatatcgctccaaatatttttaagctATGAGTtgtgattttataaaaataatatttctagTGAAAAAGCTGATTTTTAATGTGAATTCCATGCTTATTTATTCATTCATGAGCTCAAACaagtaaatttcttttttttctcaggattttttttttatttcagcgtcgtctcaatattattctttatcatattctctcaaactgttCATAGAGCCATATttaatagcaattttatggttttgaagCAAAGATTAATTTTACTCGCTGTCCAAATACTGTGATTAGAAAAATTATACTGtacaaaaaatactaatgattattttttaatagagTGTACGAATTGCAAGACAGCCTGTAAATTtataatacagtcgactctctggttgtcaatatccaagggaccgtcgaggaagagaatcatcagtttacagaacgatgcaaaatgaagactcgaatgaaaatatttttttcttgatacccagctatgggagagaatcatggcaacgtccatcaaacaaaaacaaactaatgtcaaacaccatTCAAAGCtccgtttcgccaagaaaaatgtctatgcaagccatgagaaagtaaaattattgacaaccggaagagatttctaaggcaaacagaatccaagggaccgtcgaggaagagatccttcaagcaagggaaaatatcgaggaatgaagataattaaagtgtgcagattgaagggactgcagaattcatcga from Culex quinquefasciatus strain JHB chromosome 3, VPISU_Cqui_1.0_pri_paternal, whole genome shotgun sequence includes:
- the LOC119770685 gene encoding uncharacterized protein LOC119770685, coding for METDEFGFALHVDSSDDDDDVEDVTEDPELAANIYGSTQLYQLIRSGNQRRIVQLIDAYGEDFGKVRKHLERRYQWDKEDKIWLKKTILVACSEEQCRVAKSLESAVIELDDLRKAVFVLLQHPVNDEEVAILHPDETSRLAVAQLIIQLIPNGFLTWKCIASGGKNETFMEAAAACGLHEVIDKLYELGDPIAIPQHYPLLEARGFDRKGTIQWLLTRHFDNFDCTLRDASQRNALIVALQRNDPKMVELLLGKMIAYRCKHYGESETEAFNKLFRYESNESDASIFSFLWRSKPMYEVVEKAVIQYKLDLSYQYNYSSNIENLLDAEIALEYCFAGIRANSELLGILTSKNCSILHDLLRKGHVDFLREMYRTSPESELWRYNHGE